A DNA window from Actinokineospora baliensis contains the following coding sequences:
- a CDS encoding GGDEF domain-containing protein, translating into MTAVAVLGRGVAKPDPDQRDNPWRDHRVSEPTVPLRHPAITERGENPDDPPADTANLVSLHESIAALLASRGQYRQAYQHLRSALDLMSEMSSPPQIPEQFRREVDRLRREHAEAHEQSIRDSLTASYNRRYLDQRLVDLVAEQGTADGLGVALVDLDWFKQVNDTFGHLVGDRVLQRVVELLQDDLPEGGFCARYGGEEFVLVLPGVDRATAVDIAEAARGRVERYPWSSLVLGLRVTVSIGLAHEPAIRVADNTPAAPERQLREADALLYTAKQSGRNAVAYLLDGTAHLAGAAAGRRAIATPRASAR; encoded by the coding sequence GTGACCGCGGTGGCCGTTCTGGGACGAGGCGTCGCGAAACCCGACCCCGACCAGCGGGACAACCCGTGGCGGGACCACCGGGTCAGCGAACCGACCGTTCCGCTGCGCCACCCCGCGATCACCGAGCGCGGCGAGAACCCCGACGACCCGCCCGCGGACACGGCCAACCTGGTGAGCCTGCACGAGTCCATCGCCGCCCTGCTGGCCTCCCGGGGCCAGTACCGCCAGGCCTACCAGCACCTGCGCTCGGCGCTGGACCTGATGTCGGAGATGAGCTCGCCGCCGCAGATCCCCGAGCAGTTCCGCCGCGAGGTGGACCGGCTGCGCCGCGAGCACGCCGAGGCGCACGAGCAGAGCATCCGCGACAGCCTCACCGCCAGCTACAACCGCCGCTACCTCGACCAGCGGCTGGTCGACCTGGTCGCCGAGCAGGGCACCGCGGACGGCCTCGGTGTGGCGCTGGTGGACCTGGACTGGTTCAAGCAAGTCAACGACACCTTCGGGCACCTGGTCGGCGACCGGGTGCTGCAGCGGGTGGTGGAGCTGCTGCAGGACGACCTGCCCGAGGGCGGGTTCTGCGCGCGCTACGGCGGCGAGGAGTTCGTGCTCGTGCTGCCCGGTGTCGACCGGGCCACCGCGGTGGACATCGCCGAGGCGGCGCGGGGCCGCGTGGAGCGGTACCCGTGGTCGAGCCTGGTGCTGGGGCTGCGGGTCACGGTGAGCATCGGGTTGGCGCACGAACCGGCCATCCGAGTGGCGGACAACACACCGGCGGCTCCGGAGCGTCAGCTGCGGGAGGCGGACGCGCTGCTCTACACCGCCAAGCAGTCCGGCCGCAACGCCGTCGCATACCTGCTGGACGGGACCGCTCACCTGGCCGGAGCGGCGGCCGGTCGGCGCGCGATCGCGACCCCGAGGGCCTCTGCTCGATAA
- a CDS encoding LCP family protein produces the protein MSDDHDRAPGSSTGGKRRAPEPAEQPRRRRRSMEGAGGVSVSDLVERHSGSRSNLVPIPEADEPDEVPRHQGGRRAAQEPPSRHAAEPAPDVHRNVISTGGRRSAPELPPEPPRQPEPVRRPEPPKPQSRRNRTATHAVPADVLAQSTGQPVDRPQRAVREDDDRPRSVVDLLGPEASAGKRAKKETFAESASRGRADAKRSLPGNPPPPPARHTDEPPAGRRARQEPEPTGRRALPEPPALSEPTRSDRIDNRRPALSEPTRSEPQRRPAALSEPTRSEPRRGPARPTGTPDFPLDDRSGRRQPEPFSENRPPSPGRRGPQDRPFPPAGEAGRPRRQGEVDENPLEAPRGTGSQPAPGRPLPTGQHPVPGRRPEPGRTGAHPLPNRRPDGQHPEPHSNGNRRPDHTGAHPAPLDHPNGPVNGNRPADQDRRPDHTGAHPVPEHRNGPIEPHANGNRRSDRTGAPEHLNGRGPAGHANGNRRPDTGAHPVPEHRNGPAEPNGNRRPDHTGAHPIPGHRNGHGPAEPHGNENRRPDTGAHPVPEHLTGRGPAEPHRNGPIEPHANGSQRPDHTGAHPVPGHRNGPAEPNGSRRPDHTGAHPIPDHRNGPAEPHSNGNRRPDTGSHPVPEHLNGNQRPDHTGAHPAPGHRNGPIEPHLRPDHTGAHPAPEHLNGRGPAEHPNGRRTGAHPVPAPEANRQGPLHAPQGTGGHPHPGPPRRPELDGPQGTGAHPIPGGPGNSTGSHPIPQRTGAHPVPGRGETSGAHPVVDQGREKPRIPSQQPPGQSSMPPVPEGKLTPPPNVSPQELVGLTTEMEPIGEAVQKRRRVDQTLARFSKVHDEMRAEEKAKKSKRLKTPWGSDAAELDEKLDELAAAPAEPTVVVEPLARDESADTDERDSGGDDEDPKPKRRWSLLAKVFSGSAAVLVFTATGVGWGIKEWANNNIEQVRALDPGSAAIQNAEGQRGDENFLLVGSDTRDGAEAEEGVGDANSVPGARSDTVMIAHIPADRSRVVIVSFPRDLEINRPDCERFDAKAAKYTGEHSQPQKNAKMNTAYEVGGPLCVTKVVQEISGLQITRFVGIDFSGFRGMVDAVDGVNVCVEKPMFDTTLNKWIVKDAGTEVLLRGEQALDFVRARHVRGDPTSDYGRIKRQQRFLSSLLRKAMSGQVLLDPAKLTSFTGEVAKSTFGDNIEVDSLMRLGQSLQSLEAGRVTFITVPTVGMPNSRNNEVLRKDDADRLFRAIINKEPLPGEAPPPPAGTGTQQQAAPIREAVDPKTLKIQVLNGGNATGGIARRTADKLAEFGFTVVQVNPTAAVPRTVVRYGKGHEAAAQALASAVPGAQLQEDPSMSAALVLVLGPEFTGQVVAPGTPGAAVPTPENKPLPSLSTVNGSDVTCA, from the coding sequence GTGTCCGACGACCACGACCGCGCCCCCGGCTCCTCGACCGGCGGCAAGCGCCGGGCCCCGGAACCGGCCGAGCAGCCCCGACGCAGGCGCCGGTCGATGGAGGGCGCGGGCGGGGTCAGCGTGTCCGACCTGGTCGAGCGGCACAGCGGCTCCCGGTCGAACCTGGTGCCGATACCCGAGGCGGACGAGCCGGACGAGGTACCGAGACACCAGGGCGGCCGCCGCGCCGCCCAGGAGCCGCCCTCCCGGCACGCCGCCGAACCAGCGCCGGACGTGCACCGCAACGTGATCAGCACCGGCGGCCGCCGCAGCGCCCCCGAGCTCCCGCCGGAGCCACCCAGGCAGCCGGAACCGGTACGCCGGCCGGAACCGCCCAAGCCGCAGTCGCGCCGCAACCGGACCGCCACGCACGCGGTCCCCGCCGACGTCCTCGCCCAGTCCACCGGCCAGCCCGTCGACCGCCCCCAGCGCGCGGTCCGGGAGGACGACGACCGCCCCAGGTCCGTGGTCGACCTGCTCGGGCCCGAGGCGAGCGCGGGCAAGCGCGCCAAGAAGGAAACCTTCGCCGAGTCGGCCAGTCGAGGCCGCGCGGACGCCAAGCGCTCGCTGCCCGGCAACCCGCCGCCGCCCCCGGCCAGGCACACCGACGAACCGCCCGCGGGCCGCCGCGCCCGCCAGGAGCCGGAGCCGACCGGCAGGCGCGCCCTGCCCGAGCCGCCCGCCCTGAGCGAACCGACCCGGTCTGACCGGATCGACAACCGCCGCCCCGCGCTCAGCGAACCGACCCGCTCGGAGCCGCAGCGACGCCCGGCGGCGTTGAGCGAACCGACGCGGTCAGAACCCCGGCGCGGCCCGGCTCGCCCGACCGGCACCCCCGACTTCCCGCTCGACGACCGCTCCGGCCGCCGCCAGCCGGAGCCGTTCTCGGAGAACCGCCCGCCGTCCCCCGGTCGACGCGGACCGCAGGACCGCCCGTTCCCACCCGCCGGTGAGGCAGGCCGCCCCCGGCGCCAGGGTGAGGTGGACGAGAACCCGCTGGAAGCTCCGCGTGGCACGGGCTCGCAGCCCGCTCCCGGCCGCCCGCTCCCAACCGGGCAGCACCCCGTCCCCGGCCGCCGCCCCGAACCGGGCCGCACCGGCGCGCACCCGCTGCCCAACCGCCGCCCCGACGGTCAGCACCCCGAGCCGCACAGCAACGGGAACCGGCGCCCCGACCACACCGGCGCACACCCGGCTCCCCTCGATCACCCCAACGGGCCCGTCAACGGCAACCGCCCAGCGGACCAGGACAGGCGCCCCGACCACACGGGCGCGCACCCGGTACCCGAGCACCGCAACGGCCCCATCGAGCCGCACGCCAACGGCAACCGGCGCTCGGACCGCACCGGCGCCCCGGAGCACCTCAATGGGCGCGGACCTGCCGGGCACGCCAACGGGAACCGCCGCCCCGACACCGGCGCGCACCCAGTTCCCGAGCACCGCAACGGCCCCGCCGAGCCCAACGGCAACCGACGCCCGGACCACACCGGCGCCCACCCGATCCCGGGCCATCGCAACGGCCACGGCCCCGCCGAACCGCACGGCAACGAGAACCGCCGCCCCGACACCGGCGCGCACCCGGTTCCGGAGCACCTGACCGGCCGCGGCCCGGCCGAACCCCACCGCAACGGCCCCATCGAGCCGCACGCCAACGGCAGCCAGCGGCCCGACCACACCGGCGCCCACCCCGTCCCTGGGCACCGCAACGGCCCCGCCGAGCCCAACGGCAGCCGACGCCCGGACCACACCGGCGCCCACCCGATCCCGGATCACCGCAACGGCCCCGCAGAGCCGCACAGCAACGGGAACCGGCGCCCAGACACCGGCTCACACCCGGTGCCCGAGCACCTCAACGGCAACCAGCGGCCCGACCACACCGGCGCCCACCCGGCCCCAGGGCACCGCAACGGCCCCATCGAGCCGCACCTGCGCCCGGACCACACCGGTGCGCACCCGGCCCCGGAGCACCTCAACGGGCGCGGCCCCGCCGAGCACCCCAACGGCCGCCGCACCGGCGCGCACCCCGTCCCGGCGCCAGAGGCCAACCGGCAGGGCCCGCTGCACGCGCCCCAGGGCACCGGCGGCCACCCGCACCCGGGTCCGCCGCGCCGCCCGGAGTTGGACGGTCCGCAGGGCACCGGCGCGCACCCGATCCCCGGTGGGCCTGGCAACAGCACCGGGAGCCACCCGATCCCGCAGCGGACCGGCGCGCACCCCGTTCCCGGCCGCGGCGAGACCAGCGGCGCGCACCCGGTCGTCGACCAGGGGCGCGAGAAGCCGAGGATCCCCAGCCAGCAGCCGCCGGGGCAGTCGTCGATGCCGCCCGTGCCCGAGGGCAAGCTGACCCCGCCGCCGAACGTGTCCCCGCAGGAGCTCGTGGGGCTCACCACGGAGATGGAGCCGATCGGCGAGGCCGTGCAGAAGCGGCGGCGGGTCGACCAGACGCTGGCGCGGTTCTCCAAGGTGCACGACGAGATGCGCGCCGAGGAAAAGGCCAAGAAGTCCAAGCGGCTCAAGACCCCTTGGGGCTCCGATGCCGCCGAGCTCGACGAGAAGCTCGACGAGTTGGCGGCAGCGCCCGCTGAGCCGACCGTCGTCGTGGAGCCGTTGGCGCGCGACGAGAGCGCGGACACCGACGAGCGCGACAGCGGTGGCGACGACGAGGACCCGAAGCCCAAGCGCCGGTGGTCGTTGCTGGCCAAGGTGTTCTCCGGGTCGGCCGCGGTGCTGGTGTTCACCGCGACCGGTGTCGGCTGGGGCATCAAGGAGTGGGCCAACAACAACATCGAGCAGGTGCGCGCGCTCGACCCGGGTTCGGCGGCCATCCAGAACGCCGAGGGCCAGCGCGGCGACGAGAACTTCCTGCTGGTCGGCTCGGACACCCGCGACGGCGCGGAGGCCGAGGAGGGGGTCGGCGACGCGAACTCGGTGCCCGGCGCCCGCTCGGACACCGTGATGATCGCCCACATCCCGGCCGACCGCAGCCGCGTGGTGATCGTGTCCTTCCCGCGCGACCTGGAGATCAACCGGCCGGACTGCGAGCGGTTCGACGCCAAGGCGGCCAAGTACACCGGCGAGCACTCGCAGCCGCAGAAGAACGCCAAGATGAACACCGCCTACGAGGTCGGCGGGCCGCTGTGCGTGACCAAGGTGGTGCAGGAGATCTCCGGACTGCAGATCACCCGGTTCGTCGGCATCGACTTCAGCGGTTTCCGCGGCATGGTCGACGCGGTGGACGGGGTGAACGTCTGCGTCGAGAAGCCGATGTTCGACACCACGCTCAACAAGTGGATCGTCAAGGACGCGGGCACCGAGGTGCTGCTGCGCGGCGAGCAGGCGCTGGACTTCGTGCGCGCCAGGCACGTGCGCGGCGACCCGACCTCGGACTACGGCCGGATCAAGCGCCAGCAGCGGTTCCTGTCGTCGTTGCTGCGCAAGGCGATGTCCGGGCAGGTGCTGCTCGACCCGGCGAAGCTGACCTCCTTCACCGGCGAGGTCGCCAAGTCCACCTTCGGCGACAACATCGAGGTCGACTCGCTGATGCGGCTGGGCCAGTCGCTGCAGAGCCTCGAAGCGGGCCGGGTCACCTTCATCACCGTCCCGACCGTCGGCATGCCGAACTCGCGCAACAACGAGGTGCTGCGCAAGGACGACGCCGACCGGCTGTTCCGGGCGATCATCAACAAAGAGCCGCTGCCCGGCGAGGCACCGCCCCCGCCAGCGGGCACCGGGACCCAGCAGCAGGCCGCGCCGATCCGCGAGGCGGTCGACCCGAAGACGCTCAAGATCCAGGTGCTCAACGGCGGCAACGCGACCGGCGGCATCGCCAGGCGCACCGCCGACAAGCTGGCCGAGTTCGGTTTCACCGTGGTGCAGGTCAACCCGACCGCCGCGGTGCCCAGAACCGTTGTCCGCTACGGCAAGGGCCACGAGGCCGCCGCGCAGGCGCTGGCCTCCGCTGTCCCCGGCGCCCAGCTGCAGGAAGACCCGTCGATGTCGGCGGCGCTGGTGCTGGTGCTCGGCCCCGAGTTCACCGGCCAGGTCGTGGCCCCCGGCACGCCGGGCGCGGCGGTGCCGACACCGGAGAACAAGCCGCTGCCGAGCCTGTCCACGGTCAACGGCTCGGATGTGACCTGCGCCTAG
- the phoU gene encoding phosphate signaling complex protein PhoU, translated as MREAYHLELGQLADKLASMCSKVAEAMELATTALLEANLSIAEQVISGDEAIDDARSACEEQAYALLALQAPVATDLRTVLAAIHAAESLERMGDLALHVAKAARRRHPAPVLPEQVHGYFAEMGRIAVALARKAEEVIRSRDVDAARAIEDADDEMDDLHRHLFTLIMNKEWEHGVASAVDVTLLGRFYERYADHAVSVAKRVVFVVTGRMPGTTSGDDL; from the coding sequence ATGCGTGAGGCCTACCATCTCGAACTCGGTCAGCTCGCCGACAAGCTCGCGAGCATGTGCTCCAAGGTCGCCGAGGCGATGGAGCTCGCGACCACCGCCCTGCTCGAGGCGAACCTGAGCATCGCGGAGCAGGTGATCAGCGGCGACGAGGCGATCGACGACGCCCGCTCGGCGTGCGAGGAGCAGGCGTACGCGCTGCTCGCGCTCCAGGCACCGGTCGCCACCGACCTGCGCACCGTGCTCGCCGCCATCCACGCCGCGGAGAGCCTGGAGCGGATGGGCGATCTCGCCCTGCACGTCGCCAAGGCCGCCAGGCGGCGCCACCCGGCCCCCGTGCTGCCCGAGCAGGTGCACGGCTACTTCGCCGAGATGGGCCGCATCGCGGTCGCCTTGGCGCGCAAGGCCGAGGAGGTCATCCGCAGCCGCGACGTCGACGCCGCCCGCGCCATCGAGGACGCCGACGACGAGATGGACGACCTGCACCGGCACCTGTTCACCCTCATCATGAACAAGGAGTGGGAGCACGGCGTCGCCTCTGCGGTCGACGTGACGCTGCTCGGCCGCTTCTACGAGCGCTACGCCGACCACGCCGTCTCGGTCGCCAAGCGCGTCGTGTTCGTGGTCACCGGCCGGATGCCGGGCACCACCAGCGGCGACGACCTCTAA
- a CDS encoding ESX secretion-associated protein EspG, translating into MPPSFTLSLAAVDALSQVLGVNPRLFPLEVPSFGRLAEDRDRIAKAVFADLYGRGLIGRDQVDPDVESALRAVCEYDVGVGVMGTVDKDRPIRARAAIAGTTAVLVVQEGQMIRFELVSPGSVGRALVALLPKSAAGPGQSVMVTEAPPVRQDGYVQPVRAPRSTSDTQLRLAATMLERPRTGYGFFSISGKGRHGREVDAGTVGWVDTESGRYLSVSRPQPDGAIRATYSPADAGRLTRQLEELITAATPRR; encoded by the coding sequence ATGCCACCCTCGTTCACCCTGTCGCTGGCCGCGGTCGACGCGCTCAGCCAGGTCCTCGGCGTCAACCCGAGGCTGTTCCCGCTCGAGGTGCCCAGCTTCGGCAGGCTCGCCGAGGACCGCGACCGCATCGCGAAGGCGGTGTTCGCCGACCTCTACGGCCGTGGACTCATCGGCCGCGACCAGGTCGACCCGGATGTCGAGTCGGCGTTGCGGGCGGTCTGCGAGTACGACGTCGGTGTCGGCGTGATGGGCACTGTCGACAAAGACCGTCCGATCAGGGCACGAGCGGCGATCGCTGGTACGACAGCGGTTCTGGTTGTCCAAGAAGGACAGATGATCCGGTTCGAGCTGGTGTCGCCCGGCTCGGTTGGCCGCGCCCTGGTGGCCCTGCTGCCCAAGTCGGCTGCGGGTCCAGGTCAGTCGGTGATGGTGACCGAGGCGCCGCCGGTGCGCCAAGACGGTTACGTGCAGCCGGTTCGCGCGCCCAGGTCCACTTCGGACACACAGTTGCGGTTGGCGGCGACCATGTTGGAGCGGCCGCGCACCGGCTACGGGTTCTTCTCCATCAGCGGCAAGGGCAGGCACGGCCGCGAGGTCGACGCGGGCACGGTTGGTTGGGTCGACACGGAATCCGGCCGCTACCTGTCGGTGAGCCGACCGCAGCCAGACGGCGCGATCCGGGCCACGTACTCCCCGGCCGACGCGGGCAGGCTCACCCGCCAGCTGGAGGAGCTCATCACCGCGGCGACGCCGAGACGGTAG